One genomic window of Salirhabdus salicampi includes the following:
- a CDS encoding flagellar protein FliT, with amino-acid sequence MSDVQKLHELTTKLAQKVKTYQNAEAREESITEILSLLDEREALMQKLSPPYTEKEKALGQEIVKMNEQIEEQLQFFFTQLKGNLKQVQHQKRSNKKYVNPYGNTSTSDGMFFDKRN; translated from the coding sequence ATGTCAGATGTCCAAAAACTCCACGAACTGACAACAAAACTCGCACAAAAAGTTAAAACTTACCAAAATGCTGAAGCCCGTGAGGAATCCATTACTGAAATCTTGTCACTGTTAGACGAACGAGAGGCCCTCATGCAGAAGCTCTCTCCTCCTTATACAGAGAAGGAGAAAGCACTCGGTCAGGAAATTGTGAAAATGAACGAGCAAATAGAAGAACAACTACAATTCTTCTTCACTCAATTAAAAGGGAATTTAAAACAAGTCCAACATCAAAAGCGTTCCAATAAAAAGTATGTGAATCCGTATGGGAACACCTCTACTTCCGACGGTATGTTTTTTGATAAACGAAACTAG
- a CDS encoding OmpL47-type beta-barrel domain-containing protein — protein TVELTATDNLSGVEKTYYSVNGSEFKEGTSFVVTEEGVNEVSFYSVDKAGNVEDANTVEVMLDKTPPVTESNVTDEWLKDDFTVELTATDNLSGVEKTYYSVNGSEFKEGTSFVVTEEGVNEVSYYSVDKAGNVEEANSVEVKIDKTAPVVIDGFEEEYELGQDIKLTYFAFDSISGIASQSITVNGEEYEKGDLFSLDQPGDYTVKVEVTDHAGWQTTVEKQFTVYIPADVKVLSGSNNGKSSNDKGKKPNQGNGNNGIFNVKVSISEEFEPGFELTTVTVNGVNAVAQNEGNEQLANQGKFKFARKDFGWSVIQGQNKANNSNYEEVQVEFRGYNTEGHLVIGSTTIYVK, from the coding sequence ACGGTAGAACTAACAGCAACAGACAACTTAAGTGGAGTTGAGAAAACATACTACTCAGTAAACGGTTCTGAATTTAAAGAAGGAACAAGCTTTGTTGTAACAGAAGAAGGAGTTAACGAAGTATCTTTCTATAGTGTAGACAAAGCCGGAAACGTAGAAGACGCAAATACAGTGGAGGTAATGTTAGATAAGACACCTCCAGTAACAGAATCTAATGTGACGGACGAGTGGTTGAAAGATGACTTTACGGTAGAACTAACAGCAACAGACAACTTAAGTGGAGTTGAGAAAACATACTACTCAGTAAACGGTTCTGAATTTAAAGAAGGAACAAGCTTTGTTGTAACAGAAGAAGGAGTTAACGAAGTATCTTACTACAGCGTAGATAAAGCTGGAAATGTTGAAGAAGCAAACTCAGTGGAAGTGAAAATTGATAAAACAGCACCAGTTGTAATTGATGGATTTGAGGAAGAATATGAACTTGGGCAAGACATTAAACTAACATACTTTGCCTTTGATAGCATAAGTGGTATTGCATCACAATCTATTACAGTAAACGGTGAAGAGTACGAAAAAGGTGACCTGTTCTCTCTTGATCAACCAGGAGATTATACAGTGAAAGTGGAAGTAACAGACCATGCTGGTTGGCAAACGACAGTGGAAAAACAATTTACAGTTTATATTCCTGCTGACGTTAAAGTATTGTCGGGCTCTAATAATGGTAAAAGTTCAAATGATAAAGGGAAGAAGCCAAATCAAGGAAATGGGAATAATGGAATCTTTAATGTAAAAGTGTCCATTAGTGAAGAGTTTGAACCAGGATTTGAACTTACAACTGTAACTGTTAATGGAGTTAATGCTGTGGCCCAAAATGAAGGGAACGAACAACTAGCTAATCAAGGGAAATTTAAATTTGCCCGAAAAGATTTTGGTTGGAGTGTCATTCAAGGACAGAACAAAGCAAATAACTCTAATTATGAGGAAGTACAAGTAGAGTTCCGCGGATACAATACCGAAGGTCATTTAGTTATAGGTAGCACTACAATCTACGTTAAATAA
- the fliD gene encoding flagellar filament capping protein FliD — MRIGGLATGMDIDSIVRNLMQAERIPLTKLSQDRQLLEWKRDEYRNMNSLLLNFRQNLTDMRMTSSYRARTVTSSNENLVSATVSSSADQTSYTISSVSQLASAASKVNGGSVFTDTSVDTKKSLYQLTGEFSNQDWTWNSGSVEKKTISVDAASDTFSLELADGIQMKNADTEMSVKVNGKSYEVVTTGTQADLTDNQVLVDDNGNLTFKNELSAGSTISANYITTGRVDTFNPTEDTQTLQLTKKSIVEGSATITVDGNTTYTTNNGDVLNDANEVVGSIDHNTGEITFDETKVTIKAGSNVDVSYEQNYTSFKVGAHTSSGYKEELFNVEGSSTLSNVTSHVNNSGVGVNMFYDSATGQMSMTRTETGNYNGLDPNDADYSAADHDITTSGDFINKGLRFGGVEETGGQNAKFTINGMETERKTNTFDMSGVTFTLKQAFTDQSVDITVNNDTQSVVDKIKGFVDIYNTLIGSIQDKINEPRYRDYKPLGDEERQGMSDKQAEMWEERARSGMLRRDTILSGALTSMRNDLYSRVQDADIPSEYQQLTGIGITTTSNYREGGKLQINESKLKEALENDPDAVEKLFMNKGTGNGDEGIITRLADTVSDTMSRITDRAGNSFRTNDQYSLGRQIKDMNNRIRSFEQRLVSVEDRYWNQFTAMEKAIQQMNSQSMQLMQQFGGGMMM, encoded by the coding sequence ATGAGAATTGGTGGTTTAGCAACGGGAATGGATATTGATTCAATAGTAAGAAACTTAATGCAGGCAGAACGTATTCCCTTAACAAAGCTCTCACAGGATCGGCAGCTTTTAGAGTGGAAAAGGGATGAATACCGAAATATGAACTCTCTTTTATTGAACTTCCGACAGAATTTAACGGATATGCGTATGACATCTAGTTACCGTGCACGTACAGTAACATCTTCAAATGAGAATCTCGTATCCGCAACGGTCTCAAGTTCAGCAGATCAAACATCTTACACAATTTCATCTGTGAGTCAGTTAGCATCTGCAGCATCGAAAGTAAATGGTGGAAGCGTCTTTACGGACACGTCCGTGGATACAAAAAAAAGCTTATATCAATTAACCGGTGAATTTTCAAACCAAGACTGGACATGGAATTCAGGGAGTGTTGAAAAGAAAACAATATCTGTAGATGCAGCAAGTGATACTTTCTCTCTAGAATTAGCAGATGGTATTCAAATGAAAAATGCGGATACAGAGATGAGTGTAAAGGTAAACGGAAAATCGTATGAGGTTGTGACAACTGGGACGCAAGCCGACCTTACTGATAATCAAGTTTTAGTAGATGATAACGGAAATCTAACGTTTAAAAATGAATTGTCTGCGGGATCTACCATTTCGGCAAATTACATTACAACGGGAAGAGTAGATACCTTTAACCCAACAGAGGATACACAAACGTTACAATTAACAAAAAAATCTATTGTTGAAGGTAGTGCTACCATAACTGTAGATGGCAATACAACTTATACCACGAATAATGGAGACGTATTAAATGACGCTAATGAAGTAGTAGGTTCTATTGACCATAATACTGGAGAAATTACGTTTGACGAAACGAAAGTAACTATTAAAGCTGGTTCAAATGTGGATGTAAGTTATGAGCAAAATTATACGAGCTTTAAAGTTGGCGCACATACTTCAAGTGGCTATAAAGAAGAGCTTTTTAATGTGGAAGGTTCGAGTACACTTTCGAATGTAACATCTCATGTAAATAACTCTGGTGTAGGCGTGAACATGTTTTACGATTCTGCTACCGGCCAAATGTCCATGACTCGTACAGAAACCGGTAACTATAATGGCTTAGATCCAAATGATGCAGATTATAGTGCTGCTGATCATGATATTACTACTTCTGGTGATTTTATTAATAAAGGTTTACGTTTTGGTGGAGTAGAAGAAACAGGTGGTCAAAACGCAAAATTTACTATTAACGGTATGGAAACGGAACGCAAAACGAATACGTTTGATATGTCAGGTGTAACGTTTACGCTTAAACAAGCCTTTACTGATCAAAGTGTCGACATTACAGTTAATAATGATACACAATCCGTGGTTGATAAAATCAAAGGTTTTGTCGACATATACAACACATTAATAGGAAGCATCCAAGATAAAATCAATGAACCGAGATACCGTGATTATAAACCGCTGGGTGACGAAGAACGACAAGGTATGTCCGATAAACAAGCGGAGATGTGGGAAGAACGTGCTAGAAGCGGTATGCTAAGAAGAGACACTATACTAAGCGGTGCTTTAACAAGTATGCGAAATGATCTTTATTCAAGAGTGCAAGATGCTGATATACCGTCGGAATACCAACAATTAACCGGAATTGGTATAACCACGACTTCCAATTATCGTGAAGGCGGAAAACTTCAAATTAATGAGTCAAAATTAAAAGAAGCATTAGAAAATGATCCAGATGCTGTGGAAAAGTTATTTATGAATAAAGGTACCGGTAACGGTGACGAAGGAATCATTACAAGGTTGGCAGATACTGTTAGTGATACAATGTCTCGAATTACAGATCGTGCCGGAAACAGTTTCCGTACGAATGATCAATATTCCTTAGGAAGACAAATTAAAGATATGAACAACCGAATTCGTTCTTTTGAACAACGCTTAGTAAGTGTAGAGGATCGTTATTGGAATCAATTTACTGCGATGGAAAAGGCGATTCAACAAATGAACAGTCAATCGATGCAATTAATGCAACAATTTGGCGGCGGTATGATGATGTAA
- the flaG gene encoding flagellar protein FlaG produces the protein MEVSNILSKANVNTIILENSNISKSVEREQSQEIIDVEKVRQIVETLNEFLKPTHTSVKYNLHEQLNDYYVTVIDSETNAVIKEIPSRKILDIYASMIERMGLVVDEKI, from the coding sequence ATGGAAGTTTCTAATATATTATCCAAGGCAAACGTTAATACAATAATATTAGAGAATTCAAATATAAGTAAATCGGTTGAACGAGAACAGAGTCAAGAAATAATTGATGTCGAAAAGGTTCGTCAAATTGTTGAAACGTTAAATGAATTTCTAAAGCCTACTCACACATCAGTGAAATATAATTTACATGAACAATTGAATGATTACTATGTTACAGTGATAGATTCTGAAACAAACGCTGTAATAAAAGAAATTCCATCTAGGAAAATTTTAGATATATATGCTTCGATGATTGAGCGTATGGGTTTAGTAGTAGACGAAAAGATATAG
- the fliS gene encoding flagellar export chaperone FliS: MAKPAYEVYQNQSMNTASPGELTLKLYNGCLKFIKLAKEGIENKDFELKNTNIQKSQRIIQELMITLDPSYEITNEMLPLYEYIHHRLMEANVNNDIKALEEAAEFVAEFRDAWKQVLLINRKAQYGEGGKA, encoded by the coding sequence ATGGCAAAACCAGCGTACGAAGTTTACCAAAACCAATCCATGAACACAGCATCACCTGGGGAGTTAACACTCAAACTATATAATGGCTGTTTAAAGTTTATAAAACTAGCTAAAGAAGGTATAGAAAACAAAGATTTTGAATTGAAAAATACTAACATACAGAAATCGCAACGTATTATACAGGAGTTAATGATTACACTTGATCCAAGTTATGAAATTACAAATGAAATGTTACCGCTGTATGAGTATATCCATCATCGTTTAATGGAAGCGAATGTGAACAACGACATTAAGGCGTTAGAGGAGGCTGCTGAGTTTGTTGCGGAATTCAGAGATGCGTGGAAACAAGTGCTACTCATCAACCGTAAAGCACAATATGGAGAGGGCGGGAAAGCTTAA